A window of Planctomycetota bacterium genomic DNA:
GAGTTGAGCGGCGTCTGGAGGGCCTCCCCGAAGCCGCGCGGGTTGTACCGCTGCTCGCCCGTCCCGGCGATCGTCCGGACGCGCCGCGACTCGAGATCCACCTCCCGGATCCGATGATTCTCGGTATCGGCCACGAAGAGCGTGCGGCCCCTCAGAAGCAGGCCGTGGGGCTGATGGAAACGCGCGGTCCGGAAATCCCCGTCCTTCCATCCTTCGTCCGGACCTCCGATGACGTCGTGGACTTTGCCCGTCGGATCCGCGATGACGATCCGGTTATGGCGGGTGTCGCTGATGTAGAGCCGGTCGGGCGTCGCCACAAGCTTGGCGGGGAAGAACAGGGGCCCCGCGGCGAGTTTCGATTTCTCCAGCACGAACGTCCGCGGCGTCCGGTCGATCTTTCCCTCGAATTTCCGGATCAGCCCGTCGATCGCATGGGCCAGGACGTCGTAGTTCCCCTCCCCCGAGGCGTGTCCCACGATGTTCCCTTCCGGATCGATGAGGACGAAATGGGGCCACCCCTGCGCCCCGTAGGCGCGGAAGATCTTGAAGTCCGCGTCGTTGACGACCGGATGCTCAAGATCGTGCCGCAGGATCGCCTGGCGGATGTTCTCCGTGTCCTTCTCGTTGGTGAACTTGGCCGAATGGACGCTGATGACCACCAGCTCCTTCGCGTATTTCCGTTCCAGCCGCTTGATCTCCGGAAATACGTGGTGGCAGTTGATTCAGCAGTACGTCCAGAACTCCAGAAGAACGATCTTTCCCCGAAGCTCCGCCAGCGTTAGGGGCCGGTCGGTGTTGAGCCAGCCCACGCCGCCTTCCAGCTCAG
This region includes:
- a CDS encoding thioredoxin-like domain-containing protein — encoded protein: MNCHHVFPEIKRLERKYAKELVVISVHSAKFTNEKDTENIRQAILRHDLEHPVVNDADFKIFRAYGAQGWPHFVLIDPEGNIVGHASGEGNYDVLAHAIDGLIRKFEGKIDRTPRTFVLEKSKLAAGPLFFPAKLVATPDRLYISDTRHNRIVIADPTGKVHDVIGGPDEGWKDGDFRTARFHQPHGLLLRGRTLFVADTENHRIREVDLESRRVRTIAGTGEQRYNPRGFGEALQTPLNSPWDFALDGDRLFIAMAGNHQIWAMDLAEGKIGRFSGSGREQLRDGDHRTAAFNQPSGLTILNGKLYVADSEVSGIREVDLDPAGGVRTIVGTGLFDFGDRDGKGPEVRMQHVLAVHAWNGKLYVADAYNHKIKVCDPETREVRTFLGDGKRGREDGKNPRFYEPSGLWAVNDLLYVADQNNHAIRRYDARTGEVTTVPVEKR